A window of the Lagenorhynchus albirostris chromosome 1, mLagAlb1.1, whole genome shotgun sequence genome harbors these coding sequences:
- the LOC132520555 gene encoding small ubiquitin-related modifier 1-like: MSDQEAKPSTEDLGDKKEGENTKLKVIRQDSSEIHFKVKMMTHHKKLKESYCQRQGVPMNSLRFLFEGQRIADTHTPKELGMEEEDVIEVYQKQIGAFNGSGPKEQEYQVGVKMTEVVRIMTNSKDGFTAEKAF; the protein is encoded by the exons ATGTCTGACCAGGAGGCAAAACCTTCAACTGAGGACTTGGGGgataagaaggaaggagagaacacTAAACTCAAAGTCATCAGACAGGATAGCAGTGAGATTCACTTCAAGGTGAAAATGATGACGCATCACAAGAAACTCAAAGAATCATACTGTCAAAGGCAGGGAGTTCCCATGAATTCACTCAGGTTTCTCTTTGAAGGTCAGAGAATTGCTGACACTCACACTCCAAAAGAACTGGGAATGGAGGAAGAAGATGTGATTGAAGTTTATCAGAAACAAATAGGGGCATTCAatg GGTCTGGACCAAAAGAACAGGAATATCAGGTTGGAGTCAAGATGACAGAGGTGGTGAGAATAATGACTAACTCCAAAGATGGCTTCactgcagagaaagcattttaa